Proteins encoded together in one Bacteroidales bacterium window:
- a CDS encoding KUP/HAK/KT family potassium transporter yields MSERSHQGVKFGAAGLLVTLGIVFGDIGTSPLYVMKAILREDYPIQPEFIIGVLSCVIWTLTIQTTLKYVIITLRADNKGEGGIFSLFALLRKNKKKIYIFAIVGGSTLLADGIITPSITVVSSVEGLKLINPTIQVIPIVIIILTLLFTVQQFGTEFIGKFFGPIMLIWFLMLGTLGILEVHEQLAVFKAFNPWYAIHLLVKYPGSIILLGAVFLCTTGAEALYTDLGHCGIKNIRISWVFVKAMLILNYLGQGAWVLTHGRDTSVLANPFYSIMPRQFLPFGIVIATAAAIIASQALISGSFTLISEAISLNFWPRIKIKYPTLQKGQMYISSINWILWACCLGVVLIFRESDNMEAAYGLSITITMLITTILMTSYLSMKRVPLPVIAVFFSIYAVIEGSFLYANLFKFMHGGWFTILFAGILVFIMLAWYDGRRITNRYLRFLPIDQYISSIKDLRNDTSVPKTSSNLVYLTKANRASDIESKILLSILYKQPKRADHYWFIHVDIVDEPRTMEYKIQHIIPGILTRIDFYLGFRVERRIYSMFRHITNEMGKRGEIDLFSGYPSLRKHNVLTDFRFMFIDRLNLSDVQFKFYERLIMTVYLFLIRHSQTDVKALGFDASTAVVEQMSLGFEGLQNFRLVER; encoded by the coding sequence TTGTCAGAAAGAAGTCATCAGGGTGTTAAGTTTGGCGCGGCAGGATTATTGGTCACTTTAGGTATTGTCTTTGGCGACATTGGCACATCCCCGTTATATGTGATGAAGGCTATTCTGCGGGAAGATTATCCTATACAACCTGAATTTATAATAGGTGTTTTGTCCTGTGTTATCTGGACACTTACCATTCAGACAACACTAAAATACGTCATTATTACTCTCAGGGCAGATAATAAAGGTGAAGGAGGCATTTTTTCATTATTTGCACTACTGAGAAAAAACAAGAAGAAGATTTACATTTTTGCGATTGTCGGCGGAAGTACTCTTCTGGCTGACGGAATTATTACTCCTTCTATCACTGTTGTATCATCGGTTGAGGGGCTCAAACTGATCAACCCGACCATACAGGTCATTCCCATAGTTATTATCATTTTGACCCTCCTGTTCACTGTACAACAGTTCGGAACGGAGTTCATCGGAAAATTCTTTGGCCCCATTATGCTCATATGGTTCCTTATGCTGGGCACATTGGGCATCCTTGAAGTTCATGAGCAACTTGCTGTATTTAAAGCCTTTAATCCCTGGTACGCCATTCACCTGCTGGTTAAATACCCCGGAAGCATTATTTTGCTTGGTGCGGTTTTCCTTTGCACAACAGGTGCTGAAGCACTTTACACCGATCTTGGACACTGCGGAATTAAAAATATCCGGATTTCATGGGTGTTTGTTAAAGCCATGCTGATACTGAACTACCTGGGCCAGGGGGCCTGGGTTCTTACTCATGGAAGAGATACAAGTGTTTTGGCAAATCCTTTTTATTCCATTATGCCCCGGCAGTTTCTGCCCTTCGGAATAGTCATTGCCACTGCAGCAGCCATTATTGCCAGCCAGGCCTTGATCAGCGGATCATTCACACTTATAAGCGAAGCCATTTCGCTCAATTTCTGGCCAAGAATTAAGATTAAGTACCCTACTCTACAGAAGGGCCAGATGTACATTTCAAGTATTAACTGGATATTATGGGCCTGTTGCCTGGGTGTTGTTTTGATTTTCAGGGAATCGGATAATATGGAAGCAGCTTATGGTCTTTCTATTACAATCACCATGCTGATCACTACCATCCTGATGACTTCTTACCTTTCAATGAAAAGAGTTCCCTTGCCGGTAATAGCCGTCTTTTTCAGTATATACGCGGTAATTGAAGGATCTTTCCTTTATGCGAACCTTTTTAAATTTATGCACGGAGGTTGGTTTACCATTCTTTTTGCCGGCATTCTTGTTTTTATCATGCTTGCATGGTATGACGGACGAAGGATCACAAACCGGTATCTCAGGTTTTTACCCATTGACCAATACATCAGTTCAATTAAAGATCTGCGGAATGACACAAGTGTTCCAAAAACTTCGTCAAACCTTGTATACCTTACAAAAGCCAACAGGGCATCCGATATTGAATCCAAAATTCTGCTTTCGATTTTATATAAGCAACCGAAACGGGCAGATCATTACTGGTTCATCCATGTGGATATTGTTGACGAACCACGAACCATGGAATATAAGATCCAGCATATCATACCCGGCATACTGACGCGAATTGATTTTTACCTTGGTTTCAGAGTGGAACGCAGAATCTATTCCATGTTCCGGCACATTACAAATGAAATGGGAAAAAGGGGTGAAATAGACCTGTTCAGCGGCTACCCGTCCCTAAGGAAACATAATGTTCTCACCGATTTCAGGTTTATGTTTATCGACAGGCTTAACCTGTCGGATGTTCAATTCAAATTTTACGAGCGGTTAATTATGACTGTGTATTTATTCCTTATCAGGCACAGCCAGACTGATGTAAAGGCACTTGGTTTTGATGCCAGCACGGCGGTTGTTGAACAAATGTCGCTTGGTTTCGAGGGGCTTCAAAACTTCAGGTTAGTAGAAAGATAA
- the kdpC gene encoding potassium-transporting ATPase subunit KdpC: MKTTIVSIKVLLFMILLTGVVYPLTMTGISQLLFHHKANGSLIFKGNTLIGSELIGQQFDSSIYFWSRPSAIKYNPLPSSGSNFGPSSDKLKNLVSERRALWLNATNQVGNIDIPAEMIFASASGLDPEISPKAALAQADRVAFSRSYTNRQKKQMMQIISGLSKKPQYLVFGEPRINVFELNLSIDSIR, encoded by the coding sequence ATGAAGACAACAATTGTTTCTATAAAGGTTTTACTATTTATGATCTTACTGACGGGAGTTGTATATCCGTTAACAATGACAGGTATTTCTCAACTGTTATTTCATCATAAAGCTAACGGAAGTCTTATTTTTAAAGGAAATACACTTATTGGTTCTGAATTGATCGGACAACAGTTTGACAGCAGTATATATTTCTGGTCACGACCATCGGCAATTAAGTACAATCCCTTGCCATCATCCGGATCAAACTTTGGGCCTTCAAGTGATAAACTGAAGAATCTTGTAAGCGAACGACGTGCTCTCTGGTTAAATGCGACGAATCAGGTTGGAAATATTGATATTCCTGCTGAAATGATCTTTGCTTCAGCAAGCGGTCTTGATCCTGAAATATCTCCTAAGGCCGCATTAGCCCAGGCTGATCGGGTTGCTTTTTCACGATCATATACCAACAGACAAAAAAAACAAATGATGCAAATAATATCCGGTCTATCAAAGAAACCTCAATATTTAGTATTTGGTGAACCCAGAATAAATGTATTTGAACTAAATTTATCAATTGACAGTATCAGATAG
- a CDS encoding sensor histidine kinase KdpD produces the protein MVPEELRPDPDELLAQIKEEEDRNKRGKLKIFFGMCAGVGKTYTMLQAAHAEKFKGLDIVIGYIETHKRKETEELLDGFEQIPRKLYTYKDATLEEMDTDSIIARSPQIAIVDELAHSNAPGSRHSKRFQDVQELLESGISVYTTLNVQHLESRSDTVAQITGIIVRETLPDEVFENADEVELVDLTPDELIQRLNEGKVYTYERSKEAITNFFRKGNITALREMALRLVADRVDKQLHDYMHEKRIRGPWKSRMSLLVAVDFNIQSTRLLRWAKNLSYSMGAGIQAVYVETSHQLTDKEREQLDKNINLARQLGINFRIITNYDRVKAIVDFSIKENITHIIVGKPRVRNVYSMFRLGSFVNKLIKYSGNIDVYILGSDRASKDKFKDRLTLPAFTPSVNQYFITLAIVITASAICYLVKDFLGYQVVSFILLFLVSLLAVFYGVGPILLAATLSAAIWDFLFIPPPFTLHIDKPVDVLMLIMFFIIALLNGILTSRVRLQEKKVRIREERTHALYQLTRELGSATGIDEVLNIAVQSIQSYFKLDCIILLKDEFNQLSSGSLNPGEVSLTENDKTIASWVFKHSLVAGKFTDTLPSTEFTFYPLRGTSGIIGVIAIKLHVAFTQGEKLFWEGVISQISGKFEREFLREAAKKAFVLNESDKLYKTLFSSISHELRIPVATILGASDELLTDTYPRETQIKLLNEINTASLRLNRLIENLLNMSRLESGRITVRLDWCDVHDLAVKVTSSLKKELSNYHFYVVIPENTPLVYIDFGLIEQVLYNLILNSIQNSPPDTNIRLKFFYDNGYLTIQVMDRGNGFLNDDVQSLFDKFYRGKNAKAGGTGLGLSIVKGFVEAHNGTVKASNRQNGGAVFTIVMPVKASELTLNEKGE, from the coding sequence ATGGTTCCAGAAGAATTACGGCCTGATCCGGATGAGCTGCTTGCACAAATAAAAGAAGAAGAGGACCGGAACAAACGAGGAAAGTTAAAAATTTTTTTCGGTATGTGCGCCGGAGTGGGCAAAACCTATACAATGCTTCAGGCAGCCCATGCTGAAAAGTTTAAAGGCCTTGACATCGTTATCGGGTATATTGAAACACATAAAAGAAAAGAGACAGAGGAATTACTCGATGGCTTTGAACAGATTCCCAGAAAATTATATACGTATAAAGATGCCACTCTTGAGGAAATGGACACCGACAGTATCATTGCCCGTAGTCCTCAGATAGCCATAGTTGATGAACTTGCTCATTCCAATGCCCCGGGAAGCCGGCATTCAAAACGTTTTCAGGATGTTCAGGAGCTTCTCGAATCAGGTATCAGCGTTTACACAACGCTGAATGTGCAGCATTTGGAAAGCCGGTCAGATACAGTGGCACAAATAACCGGAATCATAGTGAGAGAAACACTTCCGGATGAAGTCTTTGAAAATGCCGATGAAGTAGAATTAGTGGATCTCACCCCTGATGAACTCATACAAAGATTAAATGAAGGGAAAGTATATACATACGAAAGATCAAAAGAAGCAATAACCAATTTTTTCAGGAAGGGCAATATTACGGCACTCAGGGAAATGGCACTCCGGCTGGTCGCAGATCGTGTAGATAAGCAGCTTCACGATTATATGCATGAAAAACGGATCCGGGGCCCGTGGAAATCCAGAATGAGTTTGCTTGTTGCAGTCGATTTTAATATTCAGTCAACCCGGTTGTTAAGATGGGCCAAGAATTTATCTTACTCAATGGGAGCCGGCATACAGGCCGTTTATGTTGAAACTTCTCATCAACTAACCGATAAAGAGCGTGAACAACTTGATAAAAATATTAATCTGGCCCGGCAATTGGGAATAAACTTCCGGATTATTACCAATTACGACAGGGTTAAAGCAATTGTGGATTTTTCTATCAAAGAAAATATTACTCATATCATTGTGGGCAAACCTCGTGTCCGTAATGTGTATTCCATGTTCCGTCTGGGAAGTTTTGTTAATAAGCTGATTAAATACAGTGGTAATATAGATGTGTATATTCTTGGATCTGACCGGGCATCAAAGGACAAATTTAAAGATCGTCTCACACTTCCTGCCTTTACGCCCAGTGTTAACCAGTATTTTATAACACTGGCAATAGTTATAACAGCTTCAGCAATATGCTATCTGGTGAAAGATTTTTTAGGATACCAGGTTGTTTCATTTATATTGCTTTTTCTGGTTTCGCTGCTGGCTGTTTTTTACGGTGTTGGACCCATTCTGCTGGCAGCCACACTTAGTGCCGCTATTTGGGATTTTCTTTTTATTCCGCCTCCGTTTACGCTGCATATTGATAAACCGGTGGATGTCCTTATGCTTATTATGTTCTTTATCATAGCCCTGTTAAATGGAATTCTAACTTCCAGGGTCCGTTTACAGGAAAAGAAAGTCAGAATCAGGGAGGAAAGAACCCATGCTCTTTACCAATTAACCAGGGAACTGGGAAGCGCCACAGGAATAGATGAAGTTTTAAATATTGCTGTACAGTCCATCCAAAGCTATTTTAAACTCGATTGTATAATCTTGCTTAAGGATGAATTTAATCAGCTTTCTTCCGGTTCTCTCAATCCGGGTGAAGTTTCTCTTACTGAAAATGACAAGACTATTGCTTCATGGGTTTTCAAGCATTCATTGGTTGCGGGAAAGTTCACTGATACTTTGCCATCAACAGAATTTACATTTTATCCGCTCAGGGGTACCAGTGGAATTATAGGCGTTATAGCGATAAAACTTCATGTCGCTTTCACACAGGGGGAAAAACTATTTTGGGAAGGAGTAATTTCCCAAATATCAGGGAAATTTGAAAGGGAGTTTCTTAGAGAGGCAGCAAAAAAAGCATTTGTTTTAAATGAATCGGATAAACTGTATAAAACACTCTTCAGCAGTATTTCGCATGAATTGCGAATACCAGTTGCCACTATTCTGGGTGCATCGGATGAACTGCTTACAGATACCTACCCAAGAGAAACACAGATAAAACTGCTGAATGAAATAAATACCGCATCGCTCAGGTTGAATCGTTTGATTGAAAACCTGCTCAATATGTCCCGGCTTGAATCCGGAAGAATTACAGTACGGCTGGACTGGTGTGATGTCCATGACCTTGCGGTAAAGGTGACTTCTTCTTTGAAAAAGGAATTGTCGAATTATCATTTTTATGTAGTGATACCTGAGAATACTCCACTTGTTTATATAGATTTCGGTTTAATTGAACAGGTATTATACAATCTGATTCTTAATTCCATTCAGAATTCTCCACCCGATACAAATATCCGGTTGAAGTTTTTTTATGACAATGGTTACCTTACCATACAGGTCATGGACAGAGGCAATGGATTTTTAAATGATGATGTACAGTCGTTATTCGATAAGTTTTACCGGGGAAAGAATGCAAAAGCCGGCGGAACCGGACTTGGACTATCAATAGTAAAAGGATTTGTGGAAGCGCATAACGGAACCGTTAAAGCCTCAAACCGGCAAAACGGGGGGGCTGTATTTACAATTGTTATGCCCGTAAAGGCCTCGGAATTGACCTTGAATGAAAAAGGTGAATGA
- the kdpA gene encoding potassium-transporting ATPase subunit KdpA produces the protein MNNVIELIVFFMALILLSPIFGRYMFKVFTGDHHFMKRILGRVENFSYRFLGIDKKVEMGWKEYLFSVLLFNAAGLTFLFLIQILQKFLPLNPANLTNVPWHLAFNTSVSFTTNTNWQSYGGEITISYLVQMLGVTVQNFVSAATGIAVLLALMRGLTSKTEGNLGNFWVDINRTVLYVLLPLSMILTVLLVGQGVIQNFSGYAEARTLEGASQVIPMGPAASQIAIKQIGTNGGGFFSTNSAHPFENPTPFSNFLELFSIIIVSASLVFTYAHYMKSKRQAWTIFIVMLLLFSVGVAISLRAEYAFNHAMNVAGSMEGKETRFGIFNSILWSVTTTATSNGSVNSMHDSISPVSGLVAIFNIMLGEVIFGGVGSGLYGMIIFILLTVFIAGLMVGRTPEYLGKKIEAFEMKMAILAVLAPNIVIKLFSAIAVTVKPGIAGLNNAGPHGLSEILYAFSSAAGNNGSAFAGLNTNTVFYNLMLAFGMLIGRYGIIVPVLAIAGSMTKKKITPVSTGTFRTDNWLFAALLIGIILIVGGLTFFPPLALGPIAEHLLMNSGVTF, from the coding sequence ATGAATAATGTAATTGAGTTGATCGTTTTTTTCATGGCTTTAATTTTACTTTCTCCCATTTTTGGCCGATACATGTTTAAGGTATTTACCGGCGATCATCATTTTATGAAACGAATTTTAGGCCGTGTGGAAAATTTCAGCTACCGGTTTTTGGGTATCGATAAGAAAGTTGAAATGGGATGGAAGGAATATTTGTTTTCTGTGCTGCTATTCAATGCAGCAGGCCTCACTTTTCTTTTTCTCATTCAAATTCTCCAGAAATTTTTACCTCTGAATCCTGCAAATCTTACTAACGTGCCGTGGCACTTAGCTTTTAATACCTCTGTCAGTTTTACTACCAATACGAATTGGCAGTCCTACGGCGGTGAGATAACGATCAGTTATCTGGTACAAATGTTAGGCGTGACGGTTCAGAATTTTGTAAGTGCTGCCACAGGAATTGCTGTTCTTTTAGCTCTTATGAGGGGACTTACATCAAAAACGGAGGGGAATCTTGGTAATTTTTGGGTGGATATTAACCGCACTGTATTATACGTGCTTCTTCCTCTGTCAATGATATTGACCGTTTTACTTGTGGGTCAGGGTGTCATTCAGAATTTTTCAGGATATGCTGAAGCCAGAACTCTTGAAGGGGCTTCTCAGGTTATCCCTATGGGGCCTGCTGCATCACAGATAGCCATCAAACAAATCGGCACCAATGGCGGAGGTTTTTTTAGTACTAACAGCGCACATCCATTCGAAAATCCTACTCCCTTCAGCAATTTTCTTGAGCTTTTTTCAATAATTATTGTGTCTGCCAGTCTTGTATTTACCTATGCTCACTATATGAAATCGAAGAGACAGGCCTGGACTATTTTTATTGTCATGCTGCTGTTGTTTTCCGTGGGTGTGGCCATTTCATTAAGGGCGGAATACGCATTTAACCATGCTATGAATGTTGCCGGATCGATGGAAGGAAAAGAAACCCGGTTCGGGATATTTAACAGTATTTTATGGTCAGTGACCACAACGGCTACATCCAACGGTTCTGTTAATTCAATGCATGATAGTATTTCTCCGGTTTCGGGCCTGGTGGCTATATTTAACATAATGCTCGGCGAGGTAATATTTGGCGGGGTGGGTTCAGGTCTGTATGGTATGATCATTTTTATTTTGCTCACCGTATTTATCGCCGGATTAATGGTAGGACGAACACCGGAATATCTTGGGAAAAAGATTGAAGCTTTTGAAATGAAAATGGCTATCCTGGCTGTACTGGCTCCCAATATTGTGATTAAACTCTTTTCGGCCATTGCGGTTACAGTGAAGCCTGGAATAGCCGGTTTAAATAACGCAGGCCCCCACGGATTATCAGAAATTCTATATGCTTTTAGTTCGGCTGCTGGTAACAATGGCAGCGCATTTGCCGGACTTAATACTAATACTGTTTTTTATAATCTGATGCTTGCTTTCGGTATGCTCATCGGAAGATATGGAATAATAGTACCGGTTCTGGCAATAGCAGGCAGTATGACAAAGAAGAAGATTACACCCGTCTCAACAGGTACTTTTCGCACTGACAACTGGCTATTTGCAGCGCTCCTGATCGGCATTATTCTCATTGTTGGTGGTCTTACATTCTTTCCTCCGCTGGCATTAGGTCCTATTGCCGAGCATCTTCTTATGAATTCCGGCGTGACTTTTTAA
- the kdpB gene encoding potassium-transporting ATPase subunit KdpB produces MENKTEIKLFTGKIIVKSVRNSLLKLNPVTLAKNPVIFIVAVGAAITTFIFFRDLILGLFSSFNFQIMLWLWFTVLFANFAEAIAEGRGKAQAESLRKSKVQTRARRLVNKREELIQATDLKKGDIVLCTAGDIIPADGDVIEGIASVDESAITGESAPVIRESGGDRCAVTGGTRVISDQIKIKVISEPGNSFIDRMIALVEGAKRQKTPNEIALTILLSGLTLVFLLVVVAMPAFYGYSLKASDSVNQENLTLPVLISLLVCLIPTTIGGLLSAIGISGMDRLLRKNVIAMSGKAIEAAGDTDVLLLDKTGTITLGNRMATEFIPADGINVERLADAAQLASLADETPEGRSIVVLAKEKFNIRGRELNPDSAKFIPFTAQSRMSGVDINKNGEIRSIRKGAADTIKKFAESHNGFCPQAVEDIVDKLAGQGATPLVVVENDRILGVIHLKDVVKGGIRQRFGQLRKMGIRTVMITGDNPKTAAAIAAEAGVDDFMAEAKPEDKLNRIREEQNNGHLVGMIGDGTNDAPALAQADVGLAMNTGTQAAREAGNMVDLDSNPTKLIEVVETGKQLLMTRGALTTFSIANDVAKYFAIIPAITTSIYVTARGISPLSSLNIMKLSTPESAVLSAVIFNALVIVALIPLALKGVKYRPISATRVLALNIIIYGVGGVIIPFIGIKLIDMLIVNLHLV; encoded by the coding sequence ATGGAAAATAAAACTGAAATAAAACTTTTTACAGGTAAAATAATAGTGAAATCAGTAAGAAATTCACTGTTGAAACTGAATCCTGTAACGCTTGCAAAAAATCCTGTTATATTCATTGTTGCAGTTGGTGCAGCAATCACAACCTTTATTTTTTTCAGGGATTTGATCCTGGGATTGTTTTCATCATTCAATTTCCAGATTATGCTTTGGTTATGGTTCACAGTTCTCTTTGCAAATTTTGCTGAAGCTATTGCAGAGGGAAGGGGGAAGGCACAGGCTGAAAGTCTGAGGAAAAGCAAAGTTCAAACACGGGCCAGGCGATTAGTGAACAAGCGAGAAGAGTTAATTCAGGCTACTGATCTTAAAAAAGGAGATATTGTATTATGTACTGCAGGAGATATAATTCCAGCCGACGGAGATGTAATTGAAGGAATAGCGAGTGTGGATGAATCGGCTATTACGGGAGAATCTGCACCAGTCATACGGGAAAGCGGAGGTGACAGGTGTGCGGTTACAGGAGGAACGCGGGTTATAAGCGACCAGATTAAAATCAAAGTAATTTCAGAACCCGGAAATTCTTTTATTGACCGGATGATTGCACTTGTTGAGGGGGCGAAACGACAGAAGACACCAAATGAAATTGCGCTTACTATTTTATTATCCGGTTTAACACTCGTTTTTTTGTTGGTGGTTGTTGCCATGCCTGCTTTCTATGGATACAGTCTTAAAGCATCAGATTCAGTCAATCAGGAAAACCTTACACTTCCTGTTCTTATTTCATTGCTGGTATGCCTCATACCTACAACAATCGGGGGATTACTTAGTGCTATTGGTATTAGCGGAATGGACAGATTATTGAGAAAGAATGTTATAGCTATGAGTGGAAAAGCTATTGAGGCTGCAGGTGATACCGATGTGTTATTGCTTGATAAGACCGGTACAATCACCCTTGGAAACCGCATGGCAACTGAATTTATACCTGCAGATGGCATAAATGTTGAACGACTTGCAGATGCCGCACAACTGGCATCCCTTGCTGATGAAACTCCCGAAGGTCGATCCATTGTAGTACTTGCCAAGGAAAAGTTCAATATTCGTGGCAGAGAGCTGAATCCTGATTCGGCAAAATTCATTCCCTTTACTGCACAATCACGCATGAGTGGGGTAGATATAAATAAAAACGGTGAGATACGGAGTATTCGAAAAGGAGCAGCGGACACTATTAAAAAATTTGCTGAAAGTCATAATGGGTTTTGTCCTCAGGCCGTAGAGGATATAGTAGACAAACTGGCAGGGCAGGGCGCAACTCCTCTGGTTGTGGTAGAAAACGACAGAATTCTTGGCGTAATACATTTAAAGGATGTCGTGAAAGGAGGTATCAGGCAACGCTTTGGACAGCTCAGAAAAATGGGCATCCGTACGGTTATGATAACCGGGGATAATCCCAAAACTGCTGCCGCAATCGCTGCTGAAGCAGGAGTTGATGATTTCATGGCTGAAGCAAAACCAGAGGATAAACTTAACCGAATCAGAGAAGAGCAGAACAATGGTCACCTTGTGGGGATGATCGGAGATGGTACTAATGACGCACCTGCCCTGGCACAGGCTGATGTAGGACTGGCAATGAATACCGGAACCCAGGCTGCCCGTGAAGCAGGCAATATGGTAGATCTGGACAGCAATCCTACTAAGTTAATTGAAGTAGTGGAGACCGGAAAGCAATTGCTTATGACAAGGGGTGCCCTGACTACTTTCAGCATTGCGAACGATGTAGCTAAATATTTTGCAATTATACCTGCTATTACTACTTCCATTTATGTTACTGCCCGGGGCATTTCTCCTTTGAGTTCACTGAATATTATGAAACTCAGTACACCGGAAAGTGCCGTTCTGAGTGCCGTCATATTCAATGCGCTGGTAATTGTCGCTCTTATTCCGCTTGCACTTAAAGGAGTTAAGTACAGACCCATATCTGCAACCCGGGTTCTGGCTTTGAATATTATTATCTATGGAGTAGGAGGTGTTATCATCCCTTTTATCGGAATAAAATTGATTGATATGCTTATTGTAAATCTACACCTGGTTTGA